The Candidatus Binatia bacterium genome window below encodes:
- the trpS gene encoding tryptophan--tRNA ligase, which translates to MNATTTAESTGIVVSGMRPTGRLHLGRWLGALRNWIRLQHERRCLFFIADWHVLTTRQEDTGDIERNVRDMMIDFLSAGLDPEKAVIFRQSAVKEHAELHLLFSMIIPTPWLLRNPTIKEQARELGLLQTEDEAAMTTLNYGLIGYPVLQAADILMYKATGVPVGIDQVPHVELTREIARRFNNLYGPVFPEPDALLTEAQKVPGTDGRKMGTSYNNAVFLSDTPEVIDQKLSRMITDPRRARRTDPGEPFDCPAFSLHRIYCTPEEIEYVSKGCRTAGIGCLECKRIMIKHVVAELGPMSQRRAELEARPAAVLEALEHGNEQAREAAVATMKEVREAMGLGG; encoded by the coding sequence ATGAACGCCACGACGACCGCCGAATCAACCGGTATCGTAGTCAGCGGCATGCGACCCACCGGCCGTTTGCACCTCGGTCGCTGGCTCGGCGCCTTGCGCAACTGGATCCGTTTGCAGCACGAACGCCGCTGCTTGTTCTTCATCGCTGATTGGCACGTGTTGACCACGCGCCAAGAGGACACCGGAGACATCGAACGCAACGTCCGCGACATGATGATCGACTTCCTCTCCGCCGGCCTCGATCCGGAGAAGGCGGTGATCTTTCGCCAGTCGGCGGTCAAAGAGCACGCCGAATTGCACCTGCTGTTCTCCATGATCATTCCCACCCCATGGCTGCTCCGCAACCCTACGATCAAGGAGCAAGCGCGCGAACTCGGGCTGCTGCAGACGGAAGACGAAGCGGCGATGACCACTCTCAACTACGGCCTGATCGGGTACCCGGTGCTGCAGGCGGCCGACATCCTCATGTATAAGGCCACCGGGGTTCCCGTCGGCATCGATCAGGTGCCCCACGTCGAACTGACGCGCGAGATCGCGCGCCGCTTCAATAACCTGTATGGCCCGGTGTTTCCTGAACCGGACGCCTTGCTGACCGAGGCGCAAAAGGTGCCGGGTACCGACGGCCGCAAGATGGGCACGAGCTACAATAACGCCGTGTTCTTGTCCGACACGCCCGAGGTCATCGACCAGAAGCTCAGCCGCATGATAACCGACCCGCGCCGCGCACGGCGCACGGATCCGGGAGAGCCGTTCGATTGTCCGGCCTTCAGCCTGCATCGCATCTATTGCACGCCGGAGGAAATCGAGTACGTCAGCAAAGGCTGCCGCACCGCCGGCATCGGTTGCCTGGAGTGCAAGCGGATCATGATCAAGCACGTTGTTGCCGAGCTGGGACCCATGAGTCAGCGGCGCGCCGAGCTGGAGGCACGCCCAGCAGCAGTGCTAGAAGCCCTGGAGCACGGGAACGAACAGGCGCGGGAAGCGGCGGTCGCAACCATGAAGGAAGTCCGGGAGGCCATGGGATTGGGAGGTTGA